The following proteins are encoded in a genomic region of Oryctolagus cuniculus chromosome 13, mOryCun1.1, whole genome shotgun sequence:
- the LOC138843056 gene encoding phytanoyl-CoA dioxygenase, peroxisomal-like isoform X2 produces the protein MVMKDVAIVKSEQNLSEKAVTKVQDFQEDEELFRYCTLPEILKYVECFTGPNIMAMHTMLINKPPDVGKKTSRHPLHQDLHYFPFRPSNLIVCAWTAMEHIDRNNGCLVVLPGTHKGPLKPHDYPQWEGGVNIMYHGIQDYEKNNARVHLVMEKGDTVFFHPLLIHGSGQNRTQGFRKAISCHYASADCHYIDVEGTSQENIAKEVSGMVDKFQGYEGTVDFKDVWMFRSRLVKGERVNL, from the exons ATGGTGATGAAAGATGTGGCCATTGTGAAATCTGAGCAAAACCTGAGTGAGAAAGCAGTTACCAAGGTCCAGGACTTCCAGGAAGACGAGGAGCTCTTCAGATACTGCACCCTGCCCGAG ATCTTGAAATACGTGGAGTGCTTCACCGGACCCAATATTATGGCCATGCACACAATGCTGATTAACAAACCTCCAGATGTTG GCAAGAAGACGTCCCGTCATCCCTTGCACCAGGATCTGCACTATTTCCCCTTCCGGCCCAGCAATCTCATTGTTTGTGCTTGGACCGCGATGGAGCACATTGACCGGAACAATGGTTGTCTGGTGGTGCTCCCCGGCACCCACAAAGGCCCCCTGAAGCCGCACGACTACCCGCAGTGGGAG GGAGGAGTTAACATAATGTACCACGGGATCCAGGACTACGAGAAGAACAACGCCCGCGTGCACCTTGTGATGGAGAAGGGGGACACAGTTTTCTTTCATCCTTTGCTCATCCATGGATCTGGGCAGAACAGAACCCAAGGCTTCCGGAAG GCCATTTCCTGCCATTATGCCAGTGCCGACTGCCACTACATTGATGTGGAGGGCACCAGCCAAGAAAACATTGCGAAGGAAGTTTCAGGAATGGTGGATAAATTCCAGGGCTATGAGGGCACCGTGGACTTCAAG GATGTTTGGATGTTTCGAAGTCGACTTGTGAAGGGGGAACGAGTCAACCTTTGA